Proteins co-encoded in one Bacteroidota bacterium genomic window:
- the glnD gene encoding [protein-PII] uridylyltransferase, producing the protein MPLPSLTVKTFIAGRTATIAAGHQAGAGGFATCASLTAMMDEALILAYNHLSSRQKRIAVLALGGYGRAELCPKSDIDVMVLAEDGESRDEAEHIAKSFLLQLWDAGINVGHSVRTVNEAMALNGELVDSWASMLESRFVCGNAELAATFFDTLKRHVERGNDTWFIEGVFEEVRARHRRFGNSVKLLEPNIKKSAGGLRDFQSVFWLHRANDSQYWFPVETHSPASLTFVDMLARNGVLESQERDIVVRALQFLFRARHEMHFRRQSASDGLEYALQREVAEALGFGGKAELRSVEVFMREYYLHARTIHRFHQNLSHRFREMIEPVRHSSSTAEQVGEGFFRVDDLLAVEPGTGRLAGAKQILEAFALSAELEVDLHVDLRRAIASSLDLFSNEQLCSAGVAAQFRRILNTRRVAATLHDMNELDVLAAYIPEWGELVAFFQHNMYHYFTADEHTVIALANAERLRERQSILREVFRMLRRKDVLYLAILLHDIAKPRGVADHEVTGVAVARTVLDRLGMSDVFDDVAFLIRNHLVMEQIAFRRNIHDPATIREFAAKFQRPEQLDYLYVLTYADLSAVNTNVWTEWKSSLLQELYQLTSEVLRRNLKGTEIDEFKQSRHEAAVEALVDRLSEALPRDRVHDHINGIGSDAYVALFSDEEIEQHIRKSATDETVSAIFVRQEGHSEITVIARDAPFLLSKFCAVLAANDANIFDATIFTREDGIVIDRFRVSDAATHGELREAVCVKITRDLTDVLEGRLDIEHLFAAHRRKWKRRQKAPANPNIRTDVQFEDHPRFTIIDVYAPDSLGFLYRVTEAISKHGLDIYFAKIATRVDGIVDAFYVLDRNGNHITEPAHREAVREDILSMIRQLAEQELSGSSHEL; encoded by the coding sequence ATGCCTTTACCATCCCTTACTGTCAAGACGTTCATCGCTGGGCGAACTGCTACCATTGCCGCGGGCCATCAAGCCGGCGCCGGCGGCTTTGCCACTTGCGCATCGCTCACCGCTATGATGGATGAGGCTCTCATTCTTGCCTACAATCACCTTTCCTCCCGGCAGAAACGGATTGCTGTTCTCGCTCTTGGCGGATATGGCCGTGCCGAACTGTGCCCCAAGTCCGACATTGATGTGATGGTGCTTGCCGAAGACGGCGAAAGCCGAGATGAAGCCGAACATATTGCAAAGTCATTTCTATTGCAGTTGTGGGATGCCGGAATCAATGTCGGCCACAGTGTGCGGACTGTGAACGAAGCAATGGCGCTGAACGGTGAGTTGGTTGATTCATGGGCATCGATGCTGGAGAGCCGATTTGTGTGCGGCAACGCTGAATTGGCAGCGACATTTTTCGATACACTGAAAAGGCACGTTGAACGCGGAAACGATACCTGGTTCATCGAAGGCGTGTTTGAAGAGGTTCGAGCACGGCACAGACGATTTGGAAATTCAGTAAAACTCCTTGAACCCAACATCAAAAAAAGCGCGGGCGGATTGCGTGATTTTCAATCCGTATTCTGGCTGCATCGCGCAAACGATTCCCAGTATTGGTTCCCTGTTGAGACCCATTCTCCCGCCTCGTTGACGTTCGTTGACATGCTTGCTCGTAATGGTGTACTGGAGAGTCAGGAACGCGATATTGTAGTGCGGGCTCTTCAGTTTCTTTTTCGTGCCCGGCACGAAATGCACTTCCGCAGGCAGTCGGCAAGCGACGGGCTCGAGTATGCGTTGCAACGTGAGGTGGCGGAGGCTCTTGGATTCGGCGGCAAGGCGGAGTTGCGATCGGTCGAGGTGTTCATGCGGGAATACTATCTTCATGCCCGAACAATCCACAGGTTTCATCAGAATCTCTCCCATCGGTTCAGGGAGATGATTGAGCCTGTGCGGCACAGTTCTTCGACGGCCGAGCAAGTGGGTGAAGGATTTTTCCGCGTTGACGATCTTCTCGCTGTCGAGCCGGGAACCGGACGTCTTGCCGGAGCGAAACAGATCCTTGAAGCATTTGCTCTTTCGGCTGAACTGGAGGTGGACTTGCATGTGGATCTGCGGCGGGCAATTGCAAGCAGTCTCGATCTTTTTTCAAATGAGCAGCTATGCTCTGCCGGGGTTGCGGCGCAATTCCGGAGAATTCTCAATACCCGCCGGGTTGCCGCGACACTGCATGATATGAACGAGCTTGATGTTCTTGCAGCGTATATTCCCGAGTGGGGGGAACTCGTGGCATTCTTCCAGCATAACATGTATCACTATTTTACGGCAGACGAGCATACGGTAATTGCCCTGGCGAATGCAGAACGGTTGCGTGAGCGGCAAAGCATTCTGCGCGAAGTATTCCGTATGTTACGGCGGAAGGATGTTCTCTATCTTGCCATCCTGCTTCACGATATTGCCAAGCCGCGCGGTGTTGCCGATCATGAGGTCACCGGTGTTGCCGTTGCCCGTACCGTGCTCGATCGTCTCGGCATGTCCGATGTATTTGATGATGTCGCGTTTCTCATCCGCAATCATCTGGTCATGGAACAGATTGCATTCCGCCGGAACATTCACGATCCGGCAACGATCAGGGAATTTGCTGCAAAGTTCCAACGCCCCGAACAGTTGGACTATCTGTACGTGCTGACGTACGCGGATCTTTCTGCTGTGAACACGAATGTCTGGACGGAATGGAAATCATCACTCCTCCAAGAGTTGTACCAGCTGACCTCCGAGGTATTGAGAAGAAATTTGAAAGGTACCGAGATCGATGAGTTCAAGCAATCCCGACACGAAGCTGCTGTTGAAGCGCTGGTTGACCGGCTCAGTGAAGCGCTTCCGCGAGACAGGGTTCACGACCACATCAACGGTATCGGCAGCGATGCCTATGTTGCATTGTTTTCGGATGAGGAGATTGAACAGCATATTCGCAAGAGCGCAACCGATGAAACGGTGTCTGCGATTTTTGTCCGGCAGGAGGGGCACAGCGAGATTACGGTTATTGCCCGGGACGCCCCGTTTCTGCTTTCAAAATTCTGCGCCGTGCTGGCGGCAAATGACGCGAACATCTTTGACGCAACTATCTTCACCCGTGAAGACGGCATTGTGATCGACCGCTTCCGTGTCAGTGATGCCGCAACGCATGGAGAATTGCGTGAGGCGGTCTGTGTCAAGATCACGAGAGATCTCACCGATGTGTTGGAGGGACGGCTTGACATTGAACATCTCTTTGCCGCGCACCGGAGAAAGTGGAAGCGCAGGCAGAAGGCGCCCGCGAACCCGAATATCAGAACCGATGTGCAGTTTGAAGACCATCCGCGGTTTACGATCATCGATGTGTATGCGCCCGATTCACTCGGCTTCCTCTACCGGGTTACGGAGGCCATCTCGAAACACGGACTCGATATCTACTTTGCAAAGATTGCGACCCGTGTGGACGGTATCGTGGATGCATTCTACGTGCTTGACCGGAACGGCAATCACATTACCGAACCCGCTCACCGCGAAGCGGTTCGTGAGGATATTCTCTCGATGATCAGGCAGCTTGCTGAACAGGAATTATCCGGATCATCACATGAACTCTAA
- a CDS encoding glutamate racemase codes for MNSKPIGVFDSGIGGLTVVRALTHRLPHENIVYFGDTARVPYGPKSPQVIREYAAQDVGFLTSRDVKMIVIACNTVSGVALDVVMKHAKVPVVGVILPGADAAVAASKKKRIGVIGTIATVNSKAYVHAIRLLDKEMEVFSQACPLFVPLAEEGWTHHAVTGLVAKEYLFPLKLEKIDTLILGCTHYPILKDAIKAAVDGSVTLIDSGEATAVEVERILDEKNLRNSSKLKPHLQFFVSDLPAKFSEIGERFLGQKMGRINKTGEF; via the coding sequence ATGAACTCTAAGCCTATCGGCGTTTTTGACAGCGGTATCGGCGGATTGACGGTCGTCCGGGCGCTGACGCATCGGCTGCCGCATGAAAATATCGTCTACTTCGGGGATACGGCCCGCGTGCCGTACGGGCCGAAATCCCCCCAAGTTATACGCGAATATGCTGCACAAGATGTTGGTTTTCTCACGTCAAGAGACGTGAAGATGATCGTGATTGCTTGCAACACCGTGTCCGGCGTGGCACTGGATGTTGTGATGAAGCATGCAAAAGTACCGGTCGTTGGAGTTATCCTTCCCGGGGCTGACGCCGCAGTTGCGGCGAGCAAGAAGAAGAGAATCGGTGTCATCGGAACCATTGCAACCGTGAACAGTAAAGCGTATGTTCACGCAATCAGGTTGTTGGATAAGGAGATGGAGGTGTTTTCACAGGCATGTCCGCTCTTTGTGCCGTTGGCGGAGGAAGGTTGGACGCATCATGCTGTGACCGGGCTTGTTGCGAAGGAGTATCTCTTTCCCCTCAAACTCGAAAAGATCGACACGCTTATTCTCGGCTGCACGCATTATCCGATTCTCAAAGATGCTATCAAAGCAGCCGTTGACGGGAGCGTGACGTTGATCGATTCCGGCGAAGCAACAGCAGTGGAGGTGGAACGGATTCTCGACGAAAAAAATCTGCGTAATTCTTCAAAACTCAAACCGCATCTCCAGTTCTTCGTGAGTGATCTTCCGGCAAAGTTCTCTGAAATTGGCGAGAGGTTCCTCGGACAGAAGATGGGGCGGATAAACAAGACCGGGGAATTCTAA
- a CDS encoding T9SS type A sorting domain-containing protein, whose amino-acid sequence MKHLCTLFACVAFICSTGFGQDNSNARDEANMPAGGTTPLVQPTGDGSQSHILSPLALLYDNGPLVTHPGGGLGGADASSLQNTVLNTYGYNVNAGASFRVADDFTVSGGAWIVDSIAFFGYQTGSTTTSTMTAVRLQIWDGPPGEAGSNIIFGDITTNRMIATRFSGIYRVIATNLLASDRPIMRNIVDVGGLLLLPGTYWLDWTMTGSLASGPWQPAVTILGQFETGNARQFTGTIWQAMRDSVAPATGNPQGAPFTMYGTASSNPLNPFALQTPAAGVTITTLPGSTTPVTVTWDTSTATATYKWIFGAPIVPPRIVTLPSSTNSINTTLGEVDAILAGLGVQQGDSVTGQWDVWAFRNNPPANDSLKSSNGPRAITFKRGRPVLSAFGLVSPANDATVVTSAASTAPITVVWRKSGDGASYRWKFATPTFAGTIRLNIPAGLDTSATFRSSQLDSLIAGLGVAQGDSITGQWRVYAYSGTDSLASSQTFDITFKRAVPPTILIANPGPANNGGSPGWGMFFNLIGGAQTVTITNMTTANAGTAGAAFSIEFFTRTGNALGGPVGSGPGSSTDGWTSVGTVPVTQGPVASGVSLLFSTPPIVVTPGDTVGVAMRFNTIGPRYFGTGTPPYETYFDANLRLVTGDVRSAPFTTTGSFFTSRALVGEIHYAFGSTDVRETGQGVPVTYVLSQNYPNPFNPSTTIKFAIPLKEHVTLKIYNTIGQLVATLQDGELNAGSFEATWNASNMASGVYFYRLQAGNFSQAKKLVLLK is encoded by the coding sequence ATGAAACACCTCTGTACTCTCTTTGCGTGTGTTGCCTTTATTTGTTCAACCGGTTTTGGCCAAGACAATAGCAACGCCCGCGATGAAGCCAACATGCCTGCCGGGGGAACGACCCCGTTGGTACAACCGACCGGCGATGGCAGCCAGTCGCATATCCTGTCTCCTCTTGCATTACTCTATGACAACGGCCCCCTTGTCACGCACCCGGGTGGTGGCTTGGGCGGTGCTGATGCCAGTTCGTTGCAGAATACCGTGCTGAATACCTACGGGTACAACGTGAACGCAGGCGCGAGTTTCCGTGTTGCCGATGATTTTACCGTCAGCGGTGGTGCATGGATTGTCGACTCAATCGCGTTTTTCGGATATCAGACGGGCAGTACCACGACCTCGACAATGACGGCTGTGCGATTACAGATTTGGGACGGACCGCCCGGAGAGGCTGGAAGCAACATTATCTTCGGGGACATCACCACCAACCGCATGATTGCCACACGGTTTTCCGGAATTTACCGGGTGATAGCTACCAACCTTTTGGCATCCGATCGCCCCATCATGCGCAATATTGTTGATGTCGGCGGCCTTCTGCTGCTGCCCGGTACGTACTGGCTGGATTGGACAATGACGGGTTCACTGGCGAGCGGTCCGTGGCAACCGGCTGTGACAATTCTGGGACAGTTTGAGACAGGCAATGCGCGACAGTTCACAGGTACAATATGGCAGGCGATGCGCGATAGCGTGGCACCGGCAACGGGAAATCCGCAAGGGGCTCCGTTTACCATGTACGGAACGGCCAGTTCCAATCCGTTGAATCCCTTTGCGCTGCAAACCCCTGCAGCCGGAGTGACGATAACGACGCTTCCCGGTTCGACGACTCCCGTCACTGTTACGTGGGATACCTCCACGGCAACGGCGACGTACAAATGGATTTTCGGCGCGCCGATCGTTCCGCCGCGCATTGTGACGTTACCCTCTTCCACCAACTCCATCAACACGACGTTGGGCGAAGTTGATGCCATACTCGCAGGCTTGGGTGTACAACAAGGAGATTCTGTTACGGGCCAGTGGGATGTCTGGGCGTTCAGAAACAATCCTCCTGCCAACGATTCACTGAAATCGAGTAATGGCCCGAGAGCAATTACCTTCAAACGCGGTCGGCCTGTACTCTCGGCGTTCGGTCTTGTCTCTCCTGCCAACGACGCGACCGTTGTAACAAGCGCCGCCTCAACTGCACCCATTACTGTAGTGTGGAGGAAATCGGGTGACGGTGCATCATACAGGTGGAAGTTTGCAACACCTACCTTTGCGGGAACCATCCGGCTGAATATTCCAGCGGGCTTGGATACATCCGCCACATTCCGCAGTTCCCAGCTTGATTCGCTTATTGCCGGATTGGGCGTTGCGCAAGGAGATTCGATAACAGGTCAGTGGCGCGTATACGCATACTCAGGAACAGATTCCCTTGCCTCAAGCCAGACTTTCGACATAACCTTCAAGCGGGCTGTTCCGCCCACAATTCTCATTGCCAATCCCGGACCGGCAAATAACGGCGGGTCGCCAGGTTGGGGAATGTTCTTCAATCTTATTGGCGGTGCACAAACCGTCACCATCACTAACATGACAACTGCCAATGCCGGAACCGCCGGAGCTGCTTTCAGTATTGAGTTCTTTACCCGAACGGGCAACGCGCTGGGCGGACCGGTTGGATCAGGACCGGGCAGTTCGACAGACGGTTGGACTTCAGTTGGCACGGTGCCGGTTACACAAGGTCCAGTCGCTAGCGGTGTGTCGCTGTTGTTCTCCACCCCGCCGATTGTCGTCACACCCGGGGATACCGTCGGTGTTGCAATGCGATTCAACACGATCGGTCCGCGCTACTTCGGCACGGGAACACCGCCTTACGAAACTTACTTCGATGCCAATTTGAGACTCGTGACAGGTGACGTACGGTCGGCGCCGTTCACGACGACCGGCAGCTTCTTCACATCACGCGCACTCGTGGGCGAGATTCACTACGCTTTCGGCAGCACGGATGTGAGGGAAACCGGACAAGGAGTCCCCGTAACTTACGTGCTATCGCAGAACTATCCGAATCCATTCAATCCCAGTACAACAATCAAGTTTGCCATTCCGTTGAAAGAGCATGTCACGTTGAAGATCTATAATACCATCGGGCAGCTCGTTGCGACATTGCAAGACGGGGAGCTGAATGCGGGATCGTTCGAAGCCACATGGAATGCTTCCAACATGGCAAGCGGCGTGTATTTCTATCGCTTGCAGGCGGGCAACTTCTCGCAAGCCAAGAAGCTGGTCCTTCTGAAATAA